GCAACGGCCTGACCTTTCCGGCCTTCGCGCAAATGGTGGTCGGTCAGTTCGTCTGGCTGGCGCCCTGGGTTGCCGTGCCGCTGGCTTATGCCGGGGTCGCGGCCTTCGGCCAGATCAAGGATCCACGCCGGCTGTTCCTGATCGCGCTGGCGCTGCCGAGCATCGGCTATTTCACGCTTCAGTCGCTCTGGTCGGGCTGGGCGCTGCCGCACTGGCCGATGCCGGGCTGGTTCTTCGTCTTCCCGTTGCTCGGTCTCTGGCTTGTCGAAAACCCCGACGCCAAGCCGTCGTCCGAGACCTGGGCCAAATGGTGCGCGGGGCTCGCTGTCGGCCTGTCGCTCGGCCTCGGCATCATCGGCGCGACCGGTGCGCTGACCCGCTTCGGCGTGCCGGTCAGGGCCGACCCGACGCTCGACGCGCTGAACTGGACCGAGCTCCGGCCGCTGCTCATCGCCCGCGGCGCCGGCCAGCCGAGCGGTCCGGTGGTCGCCGGCCTCACCTGGAACGAGGGCGGCAAAGTCGACCTGGCCATTGGCGACATCGCGCCGGTGATCGTGCTCGGGCCCGACCCGCGGGGTTTCGGCTTCCGCCAGGACCAGCGCAGTTTCGCCGGCCGCCAGGTGATCATCGTGGCGCTTGCCGGCACCTATGCGCGGCAACAGGCGGCGCTGGCGAGCCAGTTCGACGTCCTCGGGGAGCCCGAAAAAGCAACGGTCGGCCGCCTGGGCCGACCGGAGCTCGATCTGGTCATTGTCCGGGCGGGCGGACTGAAGTCCGCCACGCCACGGGCCTTGGCGCTGCGCTGACGCGCGGCGCCGGTCGGCTCGCCCGGCTCACTTATCCAGGCCGGCCAGCAGCATATATTTGATCTCGAGGAATTCCTCGGTGCCGTGATGTGAACCCTCGCGGCCGAGACCGGATTCCTTGACGCCGCCGAACGGCGCCACGTCGACGCCGATCAGGCCGGTATTGATGCCGACCATGCCATATTCCAGCGCCTCCGCGACGCGGAAGATGCGGCCGATGTCACGGCCGTAGAAATAGCTCGCCAAGCCGTACTGGCTGGCATTGGCGAGGTCGATCGCCTCCTGCTCGGTCTTGAACCTGTAGACCGGGGCGAGCGGCCCGAAGGTCTCCTCGCGGGTGACGATCATGTCCGAGGTCATGCCCGACAGCACGGTCGGCTCGAAGAAGGTGTGGCCAAGCGCATGGCGATGGCCGCCGGTTTCCAGCTTGGCGCCCTTGGCCAGCGCGTCCTGGACGTGGCTCTCGACCTTGTCGACCGCCGCCGGCTTGATCAGCGGCCCCTGGGTGACGCCGGCGTCGAGGCCGTTGCCGACCTTCAGCTCGCGGACCTTGGCGGTGAACTTGGCGACGAACTCGTCATGCACCTCGTCCTGGACGAAGATGCGGTTGGCGCAGACGCAGGTCTGACCCATGTTGCGGTATTTCGACAGCATGGCGCCCTCGACGGCGGCGTCGATATCGGCATCGTCGAAGACGATGAAGGGTGCATTGCCGCCAAGCTCCAGGCCGACCCGCTTCACGGTGGAAGCAGCCTGCTGCATCAACAGCTTGCCGACCGGGGTCGAGCCGGTGAAGCCGATGAAGCGCACCGTCGGATGCTCGCACCAGACCTTGCCGATCGGTGCGGCGTCGCCGGTGATGACGTTGAACACGCCGGCCGGAATGCCGGCGCGGTGGGCGAGTTCGGCGAGCGCCAGCGCGGTCAGCGGCGTCTCCGGGGCGGGCTTGATCACGGTGGCGCAGCCGACCGCGATCGCCGGGGCGCATTTGCGGGTGATCATGGCGGCCGGGAAATTCCACGGCGTGATGGCGGCGCAGACGCCGATCGGCTGCTTGTGCACCAGGATGCGCGCGTCGTTGCGATGGGTCGGGATCATCTCGCCATAGATGCGGCGGGCTTCCTCGGCATAGAACTCGACGAAGGAGGCGGCATAACCGACCTCGCCCTTGGATTCGAACAGCGGCTTGCCCTGCTCGGCGGTCATGATCAGGCCGAGGTCGTCGGTATTGGCGATGATCAGGTCGAACCACCTGCGCAAGATGTTCGAGCGTTCCTTGGCGGTCGTCTTCGACCAGAGCTTGAACGCCTTGTCGGCATGTTCGACCGCCTCGGCCGCTTCCCTTGCGCCGAAGCGCGGCACGTGGCCGATGGTCTGGCCGGTCGCCGGATTGATCACCGGATCGGTGCCGGAGCCGATCCATTCGCCGTTGACATAACATTGCGACTTGAGGAGCGAGGGATCCTTCAGCGGCAGCGGCGAGGATTTGAGCGGCGCGTTCATGGGGGGCTCCAGCCAGTTCGGGCCATGTGGAATGGGGCGGACGCTCTCTAGCATCGGCATCTGGCGCATGCATCCCGTCCAGCGCAGGGCAGGCGCGATGAGCGTGACAGTCATGGCCTGATCCGGCATGAGGGGCCTGCTCTCTCGAAACCACGCCAGCCCGAGTCCCCATGACCGCCCCCACCATCGTCTTCGACCTCGACGGCACGCTCGTCGATACCCATCCCGATCTGATCGGCACGCTGTCCTGGCTCCTGGAGGCCGAAGGCCTCGATCCCGTCGATCTCGTCCAGGCCAAGAACCTGATCGGCCACGGCATGAAACCGATGATCGAGAAGGCGCTGAAGCTGCAGGGCAGGGGCAGCACCCAGGACGAGATCGACGAGGTCTTTGGCCGCTATGTCGTGGCCTACGAAAAGCGCATCGCCGCGGCCAGCCGGCCTTATCCGGGCATTGTCGCGGCACTCGACCACTTCGCGGCCGAAGGCATGCTGCTCGCGGTGTGCACCAACAAGCTGCATCGCCTGGCGGTGAAGCTGCTCGACGAGTTGGATCTGACCCGCCACTTCCAGGTCATCACCGGCTTCGACACCTATCCGGTGCGCAAACCCCATCCCGACCACCTCATCTTCACCATCCGGGATGCCGGCGGCGATCCGGCCAAGGCGGTGATGATCGGCGATTCCGAGACCGATATCCGCACCGCCCAGGCGGCCCGGGTGCCGCTGGTCGCCTATTCCGGCGGCTATACCGCCATCCCGCTGCCCGAACTCAATCCGGATGTCATCCTCGACGACTACCACGACCTGCCGGCAACAGTTGCCCGGCTGCTGGCGCAGGCCGCTGTCCGCTAGGTGATTTTTGAACAAATTCCCTTGGGTAAGGTGAAATATTAAGATCCCATTTACCTCAATTTCTTAGGGTCGGCGGTCAAATGGCCCGGCATCGCGATGCCGGGCCTCGAGGAGACCGCCATGGGCTTCGGCCATCTGCTCAAAGGGCGCCGCAAGAGCGACGCCGTGCATGCGCATGAGGCTGGACCTCCTCCCGCCGCCGGGCCGAGCGCGGCCGAGGTTGAAATCATCAGGCTGAAAGCCGAGATCGCCCAGGTGCGCGACACCATCGATCTCGTCGAATCCGATCTGATGGCCGTCATCCGCGACGTCTCGTCTTCGGCTGACAAGGTCCATGACGGCACGGCTGCGGCCGCGCGTGCGCTCGCCGCCATCCGTGAGCGCTCGGGCGCCCTGAACGGGCTTGCCGCCGGCGCCTCGGAGAATTCGCGCGAACTGGCCTCGGCGACCGAGAAGTTCACCCAGAGCGCCACCGAGATCGGCGGCCAGGTGCGACAGGCCACCCAACTGACCGATCAGGCGATCGAGGCGGCCGGCAGCGCGTCCCAGAGCGTCGACAGCCTGCGCGCCTCCTCGGCCGAGATCGACCAGGTGGTGGGCCTGATCGCCAAGATCGCCCGCCAGACCAATCTCCTGGCGCTCAATGCGACGATCGAAGCGGCGCGCGCCGGCGAGCTCGGCAAGGGTTTCGCCGTGGTCGCGACCGAAGTGAAGATGCTGTCGCAGGAGACCCAGAAAGCGACCGACGAGATCGCCCGGCGTATCGCCCAGTTGCAGGCCGACAGCCAGTCTTCGATATCAGCCGTGCAGCGGATCGCCGGCGCGGTCGAGGCGATCCGCCCGGTCTTCGCTTCCGTTGCCGATGCAGTGGAAGAACAGGTCGCAAGCATTGGTGCATTGTCGCGTTCGGCCGGCGAGACCGCCCGCTTCGTCGAGACCGTTGCGTCCGGCGCCGGCGCCATTGACGAGGCTGCCCGCGAGGCCGAGGACACATCACTGGCGGCGGACACGGCCGGCAAGCGTGCCCAGGCGCTGACCGAGAAGCTGCGCTCGCGCTTCACCATTTTCCTGCGCCAGTCGGAGATTGGCGACCGCCGCCGCTTCGATCGGCTGCCCGCCGATATTGGCGTCAAAGTCTCCGGCCAGGGTATCTCGATCGAGGCCAAGACGATCGATCTTTCGGAAGACGGCATGCTGCTCGCGGTGCCCGACCTCTCCCGGATCAAGGACAGCGGGCACTATGATTGCGCCATGGCGGGCATCGGCAAGGTGCAACTGCGCGTCGTCGCCAAGTCGTCGCTCGGTCTGCACGGCCAGTTCGTCAAAATCGACGAACGGACCAGGGCGGCACTCGACGGCAAGCTGATCGAATTGCGCGCCGCCGATGCCGAACGGGTCGAACGCGCCGTCCAGGCGGCCGCCGAAATCGGCAGCGCCATCGAGGCTGCGATCGAGGCGGGCAAACTCACCCGCGAGGATGCTTTCGACAATGCCTATGTCGAAATCGCCGGTTCAAATCCGCTGCAGCACAGCACGCGTTATCTCAGGGCTTTCGAGGCGATCCTGCCGGCGATCCAGGAACGCTGGCTCGGCCTCGACAAGCGCATGACCTTTTGCGCCGCGGTCGACCGCAACGCCTATCTGCCGGTGCACAACAAGGTCTGCTCACAGCCGCAGAGGCCTGACGATCCCGCCTGGAACGCGGTCAATGCCCGCAACAAACGCATCTTCGACGACCGCGCCGGCCTCAGCGCGGCGCGCAACGTCAGGCCCTTCCTGATCCAGTCCTATGCCCGCGACATGGGCAACGGCACCATCGTGATGATGAAGGAGATCGACGCGCCGATCCGCATTTTCGGCAAGCATTGGGGTGGCCTGCGCATGGCCTACAAGCTCTGAAGCGCGGAGCGCGCAACCGCCGCCTCGAGCGCCGCGGCGACCGTGCGGAGCCGGTCGAGTGCGGTCGCGAAATCCCGCGCGCCGATGGCTGACCAGATCGCCGATGCGTCTTCGACCACGCCATGGATGCGGACCGGCAAGGTCTCCGTCTCGGCAAGCGCGCCCTTTTCGTTGATCAGGTAGCGCCGGTTGGCGGCGAACAGGACCTGCGCCACGCAGGCGAGCGCCCGATACGCGGAGCCTGCGATATGTGTCTGGTCACCGCGTGCGATCGCGGTCGCGGCGATCTCGATGGCGAAACGCACCTCCCAACGGAACCGCGCGATCAGCGCCTGGCGCAGCGCTTCGGGATAGGGCGTGGTCAATTGCTTGAGCGCGGCCACGGCCTCGCCGCGATCGAAGAGCGGCCGGCAAAGCGCGACCTCGCCCATCCAGATCGCCGAACAGAAGCCGTGCGGGTGGCCCGGCTGGTAGTCCATGGACACGCGTCCAGCCCGGCAATCGGCGATCACGTCGCCGACCCGGCCAAGGTCGCGATAGAGCAGGTCGACCTTCCGTCCGCCGATCGACAGCCAGCCGCCGCCATTGATCCAGGGGCCCCATTCACCAAGGCGGGTTACCTGAGCTTCGCCTGCAATGTCGACCAGGGGTTCGAGGGCCGCCTGCAATGCCACGACATCAAGCGGCGCCTGCGGTGCGTAATAGAGGCCGAGATCATAGTCGGAGCCGGGCCCGGCTGTGCCGCGCGCCCGCGATCCGCCGAGCACCAGCGCCGTCAGGCCGGGAACGGATGTGAGGGCGCTTGTCACGGCGTCGATGGTCGGATCGGTCATCCGCCGAGCCTAGCCGAGGACGCCGCGACGCGCAGCCCGGGCGGCCGGCGTCAGGCCGGCGGAGCGCCCAATACCGTGATCGCCATCTCGGTATCCATATATTCGGTCAGCTCGACCAGCTTGCCGCCGGCGAGCCGGAAGACGAAGCAATAGTGGTTCCGGTAGGGCCGGCCGTCCTTGGCCATGTTGGCGCCGCGCGCCTCGACCACGACAAGGTCGCCATCGGCGATGAAGCGCTGGGCGATGGTTCGGGTGCGGCCCTCGATCCGCGCGCGCAGCAGGGGAAACAGCTGATCCATGACAGCGGCCTTGCCGTCATAGGTCCTCGACCATTGGCTCTCGCCGGCCATGGTCCAGCGGAACTCCTCCGCCATGCTGTCGACGAAGGGCCTGGAATTGCCCTCGGCCAGGGCGTCGAAAACGGTCTTCAGGATCGCTTTGTTGTCGGATGGGTTCATGATGGCTCTCTCGCGTCGCGGGGTGATTGCTCGAGAGGGATCATCGCGCCGGGGTCGTCATTCTTCCAATCGATAGGTCGAATGATGTATCTTCACCGGATGAATTTAGCTTCGCTCGATCTCAACCTGCTGGTCGCGCTCGACGCCTTGCTGAGCGAGGCGAGTGTCGGCCGCGCCGCCATGCGCATCGGCCTGTCGCAACCGGCGACCAGCCATGCGCTCCGTCGCCTGCGCGATCTCATCGGTGATCCCTTGCTGGTGCGGGTCGGCGCGCGCATGGAACTGACGCCGCGCGCCGAAGCCCTGCGCCAGCCGCTCGCCGAGGCGCTCGACCAGGTGCGCGGCCTGTTCGTCACCGACAGTTTTGATGCCGCCACCAGCTCCCGCCGCTTTCTCCTGATGATGCCGGATCATGTCGTCGATCTGGTCTTGCCGGCGCTGTCCGAACGGATCGCGCGGGAAGCCCCCGGCGTCCGGCTCGATATCGCGCCCTGGCGTGGCCCGGCCACCATGACGGCGGAACTGGCGCGCGCCATCGACCTGGTCATCGGCTGCACGGGCGAGGCCTTTGCCGGTTTCCACCGGCAACGGCTGTTCGCCGATACCGAGGCCCTGGCGGTGCGCCGCGACCATCCGGTTGGCGCCGGCCTCACGCGTCTGGAGGCTTTTCTGGCGGCCCGCCACGTGGCGGTGGTCGGGCGCGGCCAGCGCGAGGACCCGATCGACGGCTGGCTCGGCCAGGAAGGCCTGGCGCGGCCGATCGCCATGGTCGTGCCGAGCTATCTGCAGGCGCTGCATCTGGCCGCCCGCACCGATCTCGTCAGTTTCGTGCCGCGCCGGCTGATCGAGGTGATGGCCGGTCCGCTTGGGCTCGCGATCGTGCCGCCGCCGGTCGATCCCGGGACCTACGAGGAATTCCTGTTCCATCCGACCCGCGCCCAGGTCGATCAAGGATCGGTCTGGCTGCGCAAGCACGTGCTCGACATCGGCCGGGGGCTCGACCGGCCGCTCGTACGGGCAGCCTGAGGCGATGCTTTGGGCCATCGGCCTTCAATGCTCGCAGGCTTGATGACACAAGGGCTGACGAGGACTCTCGACAACCGATGGTTGAATGATAGGGTAGTGCCAAGAATTCATATGTGGCGTTCTTCGCCGTTTTCATCACGACTCGCGCCGAGACATACAATTGGAACCCGAGTTTCCTCTGGAATTCGTCGTTGAGGGCACGCCTGTGTCACTTCAGACAAAGCGCGCAGCCTCAAGGATTGAATGGCAAGCGCGGGTCAAGGAGGCGAGCAAGCAGGCCCTACCGGAAGGCCACTGGGCGACCGAAGGCCGCG
This portion of the Phreatobacter stygius genome encodes:
- a CDS encoding NAD-dependent succinate-semialdehyde dehydrogenase codes for the protein MNAPLKSSPLPLKDPSLLKSQCYVNGEWIGSGTDPVINPATGQTIGHVPRFGAREAAEAVEHADKAFKLWSKTTAKERSNILRRWFDLIIANTDDLGLIMTAEQGKPLFESKGEVGYAASFVEFYAEEARRIYGEMIPTHRNDARILVHKQPIGVCAAITPWNFPAAMITRKCAPAIAVGCATVIKPAPETPLTALALAELAHRAGIPAGVFNVITGDAAPIGKVWCEHPTVRFIGFTGSTPVGKLLMQQAASTVKRVGLELGGNAPFIVFDDADIDAAVEGAMLSKYRNMGQTCVCANRIFVQDEVHDEFVAKFTAKVRELKVGNGLDAGVTQGPLIKPAAVDKVESHVQDALAKGAKLETGGHRHALGHTFFEPTVLSGMTSDMIVTREETFGPLAPVYRFKTEQEAIDLANASQYGLASYFYGRDIGRIFRVAEALEYGMVGINTGLIGVDVAPFGGVKESGLGREGSHHGTEEFLEIKYMLLAGLDK
- a CDS encoding LysR family transcriptional regulator, yielding MNLASLDLNLLVALDALLSEASVGRAAMRIGLSQPATSHALRRLRDLIGDPLLVRVGARMELTPRAEALRQPLAEALDQVRGLFVTDSFDAATSSRRFLLMMPDHVVDLVLPALSERIAREAPGVRLDIAPWRGPATMTAELARAIDLVIGCTGEAFAGFHRQRLFADTEALAVRRDHPVGAGLTRLEAFLAARHVAVVGRGQREDPIDGWLGQEGLARPIAMVVPSYLQALHLAARTDLVSFVPRRLIEVMAGPLGLAIVPPPVDPGTYEEFLFHPTRAQVDQGSVWLRKHVLDIGRGLDRPLVRAA
- a CDS encoding nuclear transport factor 2 family protein, with the translated sequence MNPSDNKAILKTVFDALAEGNSRPFVDSMAEEFRWTMAGESQWSRTYDGKAAVMDQLFPLLRARIEGRTRTIAQRFIADGDLVVVEARGANMAKDGRPYRNHYCFVFRLAGGKLVELTEYMDTEMAITVLGAPPA
- a CDS encoding ArnT family glycosyltransferase; amino-acid sequence: MKPFDRLSTDPARAALIVILAFTALRVVFASLLGFGVDESYTLGQARFLALSYFDHPPLHIWLAHGAMKLFGTSWAVRLPFVLLFALTSWLMFRLTERLFGGWAAAWAVFALNVSVFFLASPGTWVVPDGPLLFCLSAGMLALARLFFPKDGEAPSAWGAWVVAGLCFGLAGLSKYSAVFVIFGLAIFMLATPHRRHLLHPAPWLGALIAAVLVSPVIVWNMSHDWASLKFQAGRGGGNGLTFPAFAQMVVGQFVWLAPWVAVPLAYAGVAAFGQIKDPRRLFLIALALPSIGYFTLQSLWSGWALPHWPMPGWFFVFPLLGLWLVENPDAKPSSETWAKWCAGLAVGLSLGLGIIGATGALTRFGVPVRADPTLDALNWTELRPLLIARGAGQPSGPVVAGLTWNEGGKVDLAIGDIAPVIVLGPDPRGFGFRQDQRSFAGRQVIIVALAGTYARQQAALASQFDVLGEPEKATVGRLGRPELDLVIVRAGGLKSATPRALALR
- a CDS encoding methyl-accepting chemotaxis protein, with the translated sequence MGFGHLLKGRRKSDAVHAHEAGPPPAAGPSAAEVEIIRLKAEIAQVRDTIDLVESDLMAVIRDVSSSADKVHDGTAAAARALAAIRERSGALNGLAAGASENSRELASATEKFTQSATEIGGQVRQATQLTDQAIEAAGSASQSVDSLRASSAEIDQVVGLIAKIARQTNLLALNATIEAARAGELGKGFAVVATEVKMLSQETQKATDEIARRIAQLQADSQSSISAVQRIAGAVEAIRPVFASVADAVEEQVASIGALSRSAGETARFVETVASGAGAIDEAAREAEDTSLAADTAGKRAQALTEKLRSRFTIFLRQSEIGDRRRFDRLPADIGVKVSGQGISIEAKTIDLSEDGMLLAVPDLSRIKDSGHYDCAMAGIGKVQLRVVAKSSLGLHGQFVKIDERTRAALDGKLIELRAADAERVERAVQAAAEIGSAIEAAIEAGKLTREDAFDNAYVEIAGSNPLQHSTRYLRAFEAILPAIQERWLGLDKRMTFCAAVDRNAYLPVHNKVCSQPQRPDDPAWNAVNARNKRIFDDRAGLSAARNVRPFLIQSYARDMGNGTIVMMKEIDAPIRIFGKHWGGLRMAYKL
- a CDS encoding HAD hydrolase-like protein, giving the protein MTAPTIVFDLDGTLVDTHPDLIGTLSWLLEAEGLDPVDLVQAKNLIGHGMKPMIEKALKLQGRGSTQDEIDEVFGRYVVAYEKRIAAASRPYPGIVAALDHFAAEGMLLAVCTNKLHRLAVKLLDELDLTRHFQVITGFDTYPVRKPHPDHLIFTIRDAGGDPAKAVMIGDSETDIRTAQAARVPLVAYSGGYTAIPLPELNPDVILDDYHDLPATVARLLAQAAVR
- a CDS encoding nucleotidyltransferase family protein is translated as MTDPTIDAVTSALTSVPGLTALVLGGSRARGTAGPGSDYDLGLYYAPQAPLDVVALQAALEPLVDIAGEAQVTRLGEWGPWINGGGWLSIGGRKVDLLYRDLGRVGDVIADCRAGRVSMDYQPGHPHGFCSAIWMGEVALCRPLFDRGEAVAALKQLTTPYPEALRQALIARFRWEVRFAIEIAATAIARGDQTHIAGSAYRALACVAQVLFAANRRYLINEKGALAETETLPVRIHGVVEDASAIWSAIGARDFATALDRLRTVAAALEAAVARSALQSL